Proteins from one Mycobacterium adipatum genomic window:
- the sucD gene encoding succinate--CoA ligase subunit alpha — translation MSIFLNKDSKVIVQGITGGEGTKHTKLMLKAGTQIVGGVNARKAGTTVKHEDKDGNAIELPVFGSVAEAMKETGADVSIAFVPPAFSKDAIIEAIDAEIPLLVVITEGIPVQDSAYAWAYNVDKGEKTRIIGPNCPGIITPGESLVGITPNNITGKGPIGLVSKSGTLTYQMMYELRDLGFSTAIGIGGDPVIGTTHIDAIEAFEKDPETKLIVMIGEIGGDAEEKAAAYIKANVTKPVVGYVAGFTAPEGKTMGHAGAIVSDGAGTAAGKQEALEAAGVKVGKTPSETAAKARELLAGL, via the coding sequence ATGTCTATTTTCCTCAACAAGGATTCCAAGGTCATCGTCCAGGGCATCACCGGTGGCGAGGGCACCAAGCACACCAAGTTGATGCTCAAGGCCGGCACCCAGATCGTGGGCGGCGTCAACGCCCGCAAGGCCGGCACGACCGTCAAGCACGAAGACAAGGACGGCAACGCCATCGAGCTGCCCGTCTTCGGCAGCGTCGCGGAGGCCATGAAGGAGACCGGCGCCGACGTGTCGATCGCCTTCGTGCCGCCGGCGTTCTCCAAGGACGCGATCATCGAGGCCATCGACGCCGAGATTCCGCTGCTGGTCGTCATCACCGAGGGAATCCCGGTGCAGGACAGCGCCTATGCGTGGGCCTACAACGTGGACAAGGGTGAGAAGACCCGGATCATCGGGCCCAACTGCCCCGGCATCATCACCCCCGGCGAGTCGCTGGTCGGCATCACGCCGAACAACATCACCGGCAAGGGCCCGATCGGGCTGGTCTCCAAGTCCGGCACCCTGACCTACCAGATGATGTACGAGCTGCGCGATCTCGGCTTCTCGACCGCCATCGGTATCGGCGGCGACCCGGTCATCGGCACCACCCACATCGACGCCATCGAGGCGTTCGAGAAGGACCCGGAGACCAAGCTCATCGTGATGATCGGCGAGATCGGTGGCGACGCCGAAGAGAAGGCCGCCGCCTACATCAAGGCCAACGTCACCAAGCCGGTCGTCGGCTACGTGGCGGGTTTCACCGCTCCCGAGGGCAAGACGATGGGCCACGCCGGCGCCATCGTGTCCGACGGTGCGGGCACCGCGGCCGGCAAGCAGGAGGCCCTGGAGGCCGCCGGCGTGAAGGTCGGTAAGACCCCGTCGGAGACCGCCGCCAAGGCGCGTGAGCTGCTCGCAGGTCTGTAA
- the sucC gene encoding ADP-forming succinate--CoA ligase subunit beta translates to MDLFEYQAKELFAKHNVPTTPGRVTDSAEDAKAIAEEIGKPVMVKAQVKVGGRGKAGGVKYAATPEDAFTHAQNILGLDIKGHVVKKLLVAEASDIAEEYYISFLLDRSNRTYLAMCSVEGGMEIEEVAATKPERLAKVPVDAVKGVDLAFAREIAEKGHLPAEVLDAAAVTIQKLWEVFVGEDATLVEVNPLVRTPDDQILALDGKVTLDANADFRQPGHAEFEDRDATDPLELKAKENDLNYVKLDGEVGIIGNGAGLVMSTLDVVAYAGEKHGGVKPANFLDIGGGASAEVMANGLDVILGDSQVKSVFVNVFGGITACDAVANGIVKALEILGDEANKPLVVRLDGNNVEEGRRILAEANHPLVIQAETMDSGADKAAELANK, encoded by the coding sequence ATGGATCTGTTCGAATACCAGGCGAAAGAGCTGTTCGCCAAGCACAACGTACCCACCACGCCCGGACGGGTCACCGACTCGGCCGAGGACGCCAAGGCGATCGCCGAGGAAATCGGCAAGCCGGTCATGGTGAAGGCTCAGGTCAAGGTCGGCGGCCGCGGCAAGGCGGGGGGCGTGAAGTACGCGGCCACCCCCGAGGACGCCTTCACCCACGCGCAGAACATCCTGGGTCTGGACATCAAGGGCCACGTCGTCAAGAAGCTGTTGGTGGCCGAGGCCAGCGACATCGCCGAGGAGTACTACATCTCCTTCCTGCTCGACCGCTCCAACCGCACCTACCTGGCCATGTGCTCGGTCGAGGGCGGCATGGAGATCGAGGAGGTCGCCGCGACCAAACCCGAGCGCCTCGCCAAGGTGCCCGTCGACGCCGTCAAGGGTGTCGATCTGGCCTTCGCGCGCGAGATCGCCGAGAAGGGCCACCTGCCGGCCGAGGTGCTCGACGCCGCCGCGGTGACCATCCAGAAGCTCTGGGAGGTCTTCGTCGGTGAGGACGCCACCCTGGTGGAGGTCAACCCGCTGGTGCGCACGCCCGACGATCAGATCCTGGCCCTGGACGGCAAGGTCACCCTGGACGCGAACGCCGACTTCCGCCAGCCCGGCCACGCCGAGTTCGAGGACCGCGACGCCACCGATCCCCTCGAGCTCAAGGCCAAGGAGAACGATCTCAACTACGTCAAGCTCGACGGCGAGGTGGGCATCATCGGCAACGGCGCCGGTCTGGTCATGTCGACCCTGGACGTGGTGGCCTACGCGGGCGAGAAGCACGGCGGTGTGAAGCCGGCCAACTTCCTCGATATCGGCGGCGGCGCCTCGGCCGAGGTGATGGCCAACGGGCTCGACGTCATCCTGGGCGACAGCCAGGTCAAGAGCGTGTTCGTCAACGTGTTCGGCGGGATCACCGCCTGTGACGCGGTGGCCAACGGCATCGTCAAGGCGCTGGAGATCCTCGGCGACGAGGCCAACAAGCCGCTCGTGGTGCGCCTGGACGGCAACAACGTGGAAGAGGGCCGGCGTATCCTGGCCGAGGCCAACCATCCCCTGGTCATCCAGGCCGAAACCATGGACTCCGGCGCCGATAAGGCCGCCGAGCTGGCGAACAAGTAA
- a CDS encoding M23 family metallopeptidase, with translation MAEHSSSRTLRGVATKGLATQSRAEVTDIIPFNEFGDLHDLDFRDSSAFDKEQRVIAAPELDDLHDTDDLVPLRLVVPSEFRSQTSPHGDAGNEPGSSHAYRDSHTDLSDGNALTDVIDLRGPQQRSGGAHRKQTVGAVKSRLMIAAMAAGATASGAYSLSTADDTTSTDTVLAADNTLINGAAISGSPDGMQIVAVQPVASSAIHAEEITKAAAFAQERAEREARLARPLFAMPTKGVWTSGFGYRWGVLHGGIDIAGPIGTPILAASDGVVVEVGPTAGYGALVKLRHSDGTVTLYGHINTWLVSKGQRVMAGDQIATMGNRGNSTGPHLHFEVLVNGSNRIDPVPWLAQRGLSPGNYVG, from the coding sequence TTGGCTGAGCACAGTTCGTCCCGAACCCTCCGGGGGGTAGCGACGAAAGGGCTCGCCACCCAAAGCCGCGCCGAAGTCACCGACATCATCCCGTTCAACGAGTTCGGCGACCTTCATGACCTGGACTTTCGCGATAGTTCCGCGTTCGACAAGGAACAGCGGGTGATCGCCGCGCCCGAACTCGACGACCTCCACGACACCGACGACCTGGTGCCGCTGCGGCTGGTCGTACCGAGCGAGTTCCGGTCACAGACCTCGCCGCACGGCGACGCCGGCAACGAGCCCGGCTCCTCGCACGCCTATCGCGATTCTCACACCGACCTGAGCGACGGAAACGCCCTCACCGACGTGATCGACCTGCGCGGCCCCCAGCAGCGCAGCGGCGGCGCGCATCGCAAGCAGACCGTCGGCGCGGTCAAGAGCCGGCTGATGATCGCCGCGATGGCCGCCGGCGCGACCGCGTCCGGCGCCTACTCGCTGAGCACCGCCGACGACACCACATCGACCGACACCGTGCTGGCCGCCGACAACACCCTCATCAACGGCGCCGCCATCAGCGGCTCGCCCGACGGCATGCAGATCGTCGCCGTCCAGCCGGTCGCCTCGTCGGCGATCCACGCCGAGGAGATCACCAAGGCCGCCGCGTTCGCCCAAGAGCGCGCCGAGCGCGAGGCCCGGCTGGCGCGCCCGCTGTTCGCGATGCCCACCAAGGGTGTGTGGACGTCCGGGTTCGGTTATCGCTGGGGCGTGCTGCACGGCGGCATCGATATCGCCGGCCCCATCGGCACGCCCATTCTGGCCGCCAGCGACGGCGTCGTCGTCGAGGTCGGTCCGACGGCCGGGTACGGCGCGCTGGTGAAGCTGCGGCACTCGGACGGCACCGTGACCCTGTACGGGCACATCAACACCTGGCTGGTCAGCAAGGGCCAGCGGGTGATGGCCGGCGACCAGATCGCCACCATGGGCAACCGCGGTAACTCGACCGGGCCGCACCTGCACTTCGAGGTGCTGGTGAACGGCTCCAACCGGATCGATCCGGTGCCGTGGCTGGCACAGCGGGGCCTCAGCCCCGGCAATTACGTTGGATAG
- the pcrA gene encoding DNA helicase PcrA — translation MTSLSHAPTHASGGATETEQLLEGLNPQQRQAVLHEGSPLLIVAGAGSGKTAVLTRRIAYLLAAREVGVGQVLAITFTNKAAAEMRERVVALIGPRARNMWVSTFHSTCVRILRNQASLLPGLNSNFSIYDADDSRRLLTMIAKDMGLDTKRYSSRLLSNGISNLKNELIDPDRALADLTETADDMSKTVASVYGEYQRRLRAANALDFDDLIGETVAVLQAFPQIAQYYRRRFRHILVDEYQDTNHAQYMLVRELVGVETTQDGVPPGELCVVGDADQSIYAFRGATIRNIEDFERDYPDATTILLEQNYRSTQTILNAANAVISRNAGRREKRLWTDSGEGELIVGYVADNEHDEARFVAEEIDALADRNEINYSDVAVFYRTNNNSRALEEVFIRAGIPYKVVGGVRFYERKEIRDIVAYLRVLDNPGDAVSMRRILNTPRRGIGDRAEACVAVYAENTGASFNDALQAAAEGRVPMLNTRSEKAIASFVQLLDSLRGGLDGELGDLVEAVLDRTGYRRELESSTDPQDLARLDNLNELVSVAHEFSIDLANAQALREEEGTPQDEDVPDTGVLAQFLERVSLVADADGIPEHESGVVTMMTLHTAKGLEFPVVFVTGWEDGMFPHMRALGDPTELSEERRLAYVGITRARQRLYLSRAKVRSSWGQPMLNPESRFLREIPEDLIDWRRVETPASVLSAPRSVGRFADNARPAPAKARNRAMITLEPGDRVTHDKYGLGRVEEVSGAGESAMSLIDFGSAGRVKLMHNHAPVQKL, via the coding sequence ATGACATCGCTTTCTCACGCACCGACGCACGCTTCCGGTGGGGCCACCGAAACCGAACAATTGCTCGAGGGCCTGAACCCCCAGCAGCGCCAGGCCGTGCTGCACGAGGGGTCCCCGCTGCTCATCGTGGCCGGCGCCGGCTCGGGCAAAACCGCCGTGCTCACCCGGCGCATCGCCTATCTGCTCGCCGCCCGCGAGGTCGGCGTCGGTCAGGTGCTGGCCATCACCTTCACCAACAAGGCGGCCGCCGAGATGCGTGAGCGGGTGGTGGCCCTCATCGGTCCGCGCGCCCGCAACATGTGGGTGTCCACCTTCCACTCCACCTGTGTGCGCATCCTGCGCAACCAGGCCTCACTGCTGCCCGGGCTGAACTCCAACTTCTCCATCTACGACGCCGACGACTCGCGGCGGTTGCTCACGATGATCGCCAAGGACATGGGCCTGGACACCAAGCGGTATTCCTCGCGGCTGCTGTCCAACGGCATCTCCAACCTGAAGAACGAACTGATCGACCCGGACCGGGCGCTGGCCGATCTCACCGAGACCGCCGATGACATGTCCAAGACGGTGGCCTCGGTGTACGGCGAGTACCAGCGCCGGTTGCGCGCGGCCAACGCCCTGGACTTCGACGACCTGATCGGTGAGACAGTCGCTGTGCTGCAAGCATTTCCGCAGATCGCGCAGTACTACCGACGGCGGTTCCGGCATATCCTGGTCGACGAGTACCAGGACACCAACCATGCCCAGTACATGCTGGTGCGCGAACTCGTCGGAGTCGAGACCACGCAGGATGGAGTGCCGCCCGGCGAGCTGTGCGTGGTGGGTGACGCCGACCAGTCGATCTACGCATTCCGCGGCGCCACCATTCGCAATATCGAGGACTTCGAACGCGACTACCCGGACGCGACAACCATTCTGCTGGAACAGAACTACCGCTCCACCCAGACCATCCTCAATGCCGCCAACGCCGTCATCTCCCGCAACGCCGGACGCCGCGAGAAGCGGCTGTGGACCGATTCCGGTGAGGGCGAGCTGATCGTCGGGTATGTCGCCGACAACGAGCATGACGAGGCGCGCTTCGTCGCCGAGGAGATCGACGCCCTCGCCGACCGCAACGAGATCAACTATTCCGATGTCGCGGTGTTCTACCGCACCAACAACAACTCGCGGGCGCTGGAAGAGGTGTTCATCCGCGCCGGCATCCCGTACAAGGTCGTCGGCGGTGTCCGGTTTTACGAGCGCAAGGAGATCCGCGATATCGTCGCCTATCTGCGGGTGCTGGACAACCCGGGGGACGCGGTGAGCATGCGGCGCATCCTGAACACCCCGCGCCGCGGTATCGGGGACCGCGCCGAAGCCTGTGTCGCGGTGTACGCCGAGAACACCGGCGCGAGCTTCAACGACGCCCTGCAAGCCGCCGCCGAGGGCCGGGTACCGATGCTGAACACCCGCTCGGAGAAGGCGATCGCGTCCTTCGTGCAACTGCTGGACAGCCTGCGCGGCGGGCTGGACGGTGAACTCGGCGATCTGGTGGAGGCCGTGCTGGACCGCACCGGGTACCGGCGCGAGCTCGAATCCTCCACTGACCCACAGGATCTGGCGCGGCTGGACAACCTCAACGAACTCGTCAGCGTCGCACACGAATTCAGCATCGACCTGGCCAATGCCCAGGCGCTGCGCGAGGAGGAGGGCACACCGCAGGACGAGGACGTCCCCGATACCGGTGTGCTGGCCCAGTTCCTGGAGCGGGTGTCCCTGGTCGCCGACGCCGACGGTATCCCCGAACACGAATCCGGGGTGGTCACCATGATGACGCTGCACACCGCCAAGGGCCTGGAATTCCCGGTGGTCTTCGTGACCGGTTGGGAGGACGGCATGTTCCCGCACATGCGCGCGCTGGGCGACCCGACCGAACTGTCCGAGGAGCGCCGGTTGGCCTATGTCGGCATCACCCGGGCGCGGCAGCGGCTCTACCTGAGCCGGGCCAAGGTGCGCTCGTCCTGGGGGCAGCCGATGCTGAACCCGGAGTCACGTTTCCTGCGTGAGATTCCGGAAGACCTGATCGACTGGCGCCGCGTCGAGACCCCGGCCTCGGTGCTCAGCGCGCCGCGCAGCGTCGGGCGCTTCGCCGACAACGCGCGACCGGCGCCGGCCAAGGCGCGCAACCGCGCGATGATCACGCTGGAACCGGGGGACCGGGTCACCCACGACAAGTACGGTCTCGGCCGCGTGGAAGAGGTCTCCGGGGCGGGGGAGTCGGCGATGTCGCTCATCGACTTCGGCAGCGCCGGACGGGTGAAGTTGATGCACAACCACGCGCCGGTGCAGAAGCTCTAG
- a CDS encoding chorismate mutase, which produces MLPEPAANIDDLRLEIDELDAAILAAVKRRTEVSRIIGKARMASGGTRLVHSREMKVIERYSELGPEGKDLAMLLLRLGRGRLGH; this is translated from the coding sequence GTGCTTCCCGAGCCCGCCGCCAACATCGACGACCTCCGCCTGGAGATCGACGAGCTGGATGCCGCGATCCTGGCCGCGGTGAAGCGCCGCACCGAGGTCTCCCGCATCATCGGCAAGGCCCGGATGGCCTCCGGCGGGACCCGGCTGGTGCACAGCCGGGAGATGAAGGTCATCGAGCGTTACAGCGAGCTCGGCCCGGAGGGTAAAGACCTCGCCATGCTGCTGTTACGCCTGGGCCGCGGCCGCCTCGGCCACTAG
- a CDS encoding NAD-dependent succinate-semialdehyde dehydrogenase: MHIDELLSSVPTGLWIGGEERAGSSSFDVLNPATDEVITSVADATAADGIAALDAAAAAQADWAATPARERGEILRSVFETLTARSEDLATLMTLEMGKVIAESRGEVRYGAEFFRWFAEEAVRIAGRYTAAPAGTGRILVTKMPVGPCYAITPWNFPLAMGTRKIGPALAAGCTMVVKPAQETPLTMLLLAKLIDDAGLPKGVLSVLPTTKPGELTTALIDDGRLRKLTFTGSTGVGKALVKQSSDKLLRTSMELGGNAPFVVFDDADVDAAVEGALLAKMRNGGEACTAANRFHVANAVRAEFTDKLVKRMSEYTLGNGLDDSSTLGPLISAKQLGIVADLVSDAVSRGAEVAVGGVAPGGPGHFYPATVLADVPADARILKEEVFGPVAPITGFDTEQEGIAAANDTAYGLASYIYTQSLDRALRVAESVQAGMVGVNRGVISDAAAPFGGIKESGFGREGGSEGIEEYLETKYIAFTS, from the coding sequence ATGCACATCGACGAGTTGCTTTCATCCGTGCCCACCGGCTTGTGGATCGGCGGTGAGGAGCGCGCGGGCTCGTCCAGCTTCGACGTGCTCAATCCGGCGACCGACGAGGTGATCACCTCGGTGGCCGACGCCACCGCGGCCGACGGGATCGCCGCGCTGGACGCCGCCGCGGCGGCGCAGGCCGACTGGGCCGCCACCCCGGCCCGCGAGCGCGGCGAGATCCTGCGTTCGGTGTTCGAAACCCTCACCGCGCGAAGCGAAGATCTCGCCACCCTGATGACCCTGGAGATGGGCAAGGTGATCGCCGAGAGCCGCGGCGAGGTCCGCTACGGCGCCGAGTTCTTCCGCTGGTTCGCCGAGGAGGCGGTGCGCATCGCCGGGCGCTACACCGCGGCCCCGGCGGGCACCGGACGCATCCTGGTCACCAAGATGCCCGTCGGCCCCTGCTACGCCATCACCCCGTGGAACTTCCCGCTGGCGATGGGCACCCGCAAGATCGGCCCGGCGCTGGCCGCCGGCTGCACCATGGTGGTCAAACCCGCCCAGGAGACGCCGCTGACCATGCTGCTGCTGGCCAAGCTCATCGACGATGCCGGCCTGCCCAAGGGCGTGCTCTCGGTGCTGCCGACCACCAAGCCGGGCGAGCTGACCACCGCCCTCATCGACGACGGCCGGCTGCGCAAACTCACCTTCACCGGGTCCACCGGGGTGGGCAAGGCGCTGGTGAAGCAGTCCAGCGACAAGTTGCTGCGCACCTCGATGGAGCTCGGCGGCAACGCCCCGTTCGTGGTGTTCGACGACGCCGACGTCGACGCCGCGGTCGAGGGTGCGCTGCTGGCCAAGATGCGCAACGGCGGCGAGGCATGCACGGCGGCCAACCGCTTCCATGTCGCCAACGCGGTCCGCGCGGAGTTCACCGACAAGCTGGTCAAGCGGATGAGCGAGTACACGCTGGGCAACGGCCTCGACGATTCCTCGACGCTGGGCCCGCTGATCTCGGCCAAACAGCTCGGCATCGTCGCCGACCTGGTCTCCGACGCGGTGTCCCGCGGCGCGGAGGTCGCTGTCGGCGGCGTCGCCCCCGGCGGCCCCGGGCACTTCTACCCGGCCACCGTGCTGGCCGATGTGCCCGCCGACGCGCGCATCCTCAAGGAGGAGGTGTTCGGGCCCGTCGCGCCGATCACCGGGTTCGACACCGAGCAGGAGGGCATCGCCGCGGCCAATGACACCGCCTACGGGTTGGCGTCCTACATCTACACGCAGTCACTCGACCGCGCGCTGCGCGTCGCCGAGTCCGTGCAGGCCGGCATGGTCGGGGTGAACCGCGGCGTCATCTCCGATGCCGCCGCCCCGTTCGGCGGGATCAAGGAATCCGGGTTCGGTCGCGAGGGCGGTTCCGAGGGCATCGAGGAGTACCTGGAGACCAAGTACATCGCGTTCACGAGCTAG
- the pgi gene encoding glucose-6-phosphate isomerase → MSADITDTAAWHSLQRHHEVVAPKNLRELFAEDPARGTDLTLTVGDLYIDYSKHRLTRETLALLVDLATAADLEGRRDAMYAGEHINTSEGRAVLHTALRLPKGAELTVDGQDVVADVHAVLDAMGEFTDRLRSGAWTGATGARITTVVNIGIGGSDLGPVMVYDALRHYADAGISARFVSNVDPADLVAKLDGLDPATTLFVIASKTFSTLETLTNATAARRWLIDALGEDAVAKHFVAVSTNKKLVDEFGIDTANMFGFWDWVGGRYSVDSAIGLSVMAVIGRERFAEFLAGFHLLDEHFRTAPLAENAPALLGLIGLWYNNFFGAQSRAVLPYSNDLSRFAAYLQQLTMESNGKSVRADGTPVSTDTGEIYWGEPGTNGQHAFYQLLHQGTRLIPADFIGFSQPTDDLPTADGTGSMHDLLMSNFFAQTQVLAFGKTAEEIAGEGTDADVVPHKVMPGNRPTTSILATKLTPSVVGQLIALYEHQVFTEGVIWGIDSFDQWGVELGKTQANALLPVLTDDTAPATQTDSSTDALVRRYRAERGRSA, encoded by the coding sequence ATGAGTGCTGACATCACCGATACGGCCGCATGGCATTCGCTGCAACGCCACCATGAGGTGGTTGCACCGAAGAATCTTCGGGAGCTCTTCGCCGAGGATCCGGCCCGCGGCACCGACCTCACGCTGACCGTCGGCGATCTCTACATCGACTACAGCAAGCACCGGCTGACGCGCGAAACCCTGGCGCTGCTGGTCGATCTGGCCACCGCCGCCGACCTGGAGGGCCGCCGGGACGCCATGTACGCGGGTGAGCACATCAACACCTCCGAGGGCCGCGCCGTGCTGCACACCGCGCTGCGCCTGCCCAAGGGCGCCGAGCTGACCGTGGACGGCCAGGACGTCGTCGCCGATGTGCACGCCGTCCTCGATGCGATGGGTGAGTTCACCGACCGGCTGCGCTCGGGTGCCTGGACCGGGGCGACGGGTGCGCGGATCACGACCGTCGTCAACATCGGGATCGGCGGCTCGGATCTGGGTCCGGTGATGGTCTACGACGCGCTGCGCCACTACGCCGATGCCGGCATCTCGGCGCGGTTCGTCTCCAACGTCGACCCGGCCGACCTGGTCGCCAAACTCGACGGGCTCGACCCGGCCACAACGCTTTTCGTGATCGCCTCCAAGACGTTCTCCACCTTGGAGACACTGACCAACGCCACCGCGGCGCGGCGCTGGCTCATCGACGCACTCGGCGAGGACGCGGTCGCCAAGCACTTCGTGGCGGTCTCCACCAACAAGAAGCTGGTCGACGAGTTCGGGATCGACACCGCCAACATGTTCGGTTTCTGGGACTGGGTCGGCGGGCGCTATTCGGTGGACAGCGCCATCGGGCTGTCCGTGATGGCGGTGATCGGCAGGGAGCGGTTCGCGGAGTTCCTGGCCGGGTTCCATCTGCTCGACGAGCACTTCCGCACCGCGCCGCTGGCCGAGAACGCGCCGGCGCTGCTCGGCCTGATCGGCCTCTGGTACAACAATTTCTTCGGCGCGCAGTCCCGTGCGGTACTGCCCTACTCCAACGATCTGTCTCGGTTCGCGGCCTACCTGCAGCAGCTGACGATGGAGTCCAACGGCAAGTCGGTCCGCGCCGACGGCACCCCGGTCAGCACCGATACCGGCGAAATCTATTGGGGCGAACCGGGAACCAACGGCCAGCACGCGTTCTACCAGTTGCTGCACCAGGGCACCCGGCTGATCCCCGCCGATTTCATCGGGTTCTCCCAGCCCACCGATGACCTGCCGACCGCGGACGGCACCGGCAGCATGCACGACCTGTTGATGAGCAACTTCTTCGCCCAGACCCAGGTTCTGGCGTTCGGCAAGACCGCCGAGGAGATCGCGGGCGAGGGCACCGATGCCGATGTCGTCCCGCACAAGGTGATGCCGGGTAACCGGCCCACCACCTCGATCCTGGCGACCAAACTGACCCCCTCGGTGGTGGGCCAGTTGATTGCGCTCTACGAGCACCAGGTGTTCACCGAGGGTGTGATCTGGGGTATCGACTCCTTCGACCAATGGGGCGTGGAGCTGGGCAAGACCCAGGCCAACGCGCTGCTGCCGGTGCTCACCGACGACACGGCGCCGGCCACTCAGACCGACAGCTCCACCGATGCGTTGGTGCGCCGCTACCGCGCCGAGCGCGGCCGCAGCGCCTGA
- a CDS encoding SDR family oxidoreductase produces MTRQKILITGASSGLGAGMARAFAAKGRDLALCARRVERLEELRAEILDKHPYAKVAIAALDVDDHEAIPRVFGELSEELGGIDRVIVNAGIGKGWPLGEGKPWANKATINTNLISGMVQIETALEMFKKSGAGHLVLISSVLGNTGVPGGKAAYCASKAGMTSLGESLRAEYDKGPIRITVIEPGYIESEMTAKSATTLLMVDNETGVRKMVEAIEKEKGRAVVPSWPWAPITQIMRLLPPKYTKRFA; encoded by the coding sequence ATGACCCGCCAGAAGATCCTCATCACCGGTGCCAGCTCGGGCCTGGGCGCCGGCATGGCCCGCGCCTTCGCCGCCAAAGGCCGGGACCTGGCATTGTGTGCCCGCCGCGTGGAACGCCTCGAAGAGCTGCGCGCTGAGATCCTCGACAAGCACCCGTACGCGAAGGTCGCGATCGCGGCGCTGGACGTCGACGATCACGAGGCCATCCCGCGGGTCTTCGGTGAGCTGTCCGAGGAACTCGGCGGTATCGACCGGGTGATCGTCAACGCCGGCATCGGCAAGGGCTGGCCGCTCGGCGAGGGCAAGCCGTGGGCCAATAAGGCCACCATCAACACCAACCTGATCTCGGGCATGGTGCAGATCGAGACCGCGCTGGAGATGTTCAAGAAATCCGGCGCCGGGCACCTGGTGCTGATCTCGTCGGTACTCGGCAACACCGGCGTGCCCGGGGGCAAGGCCGCCTACTGCGCGAGCAAGGCCGGTATGACCTCGCTGGGTGAGTCGCTGCGCGCCGAGTACGACAAGGGGCCCATCCGGATCACCGTCATCGAACCCGGCTACATCGAATCCGAGATGACCGCGAAATCGGCGACCACCCTGCTGATGGTCGACAACGAGACCGGTGTCCGCAAGATGGTGGAGGCGATCGAGAAGGAAAAGGGGCGCGCCGTCGTGCCGTCCTGGCCGTGGGCGCCGATCACCCAGATCATGCGGCTGCTGCCGCCCAAGTACACCAAACGCTTCGCCTGA
- a CDS encoding threonine/serine ThrE exporter family protein gives MSDDTVAVEFIARLGSAMLSADYPVPMVRHALERVAARQGIDCPVLVLPNFIQAGDRHHTTVVRGATLRYDQTFPLGELVEQAQAGRLDPVQGLAELDRMHALPRRFPGWVGVIGYGLQSAAYGLILQPTVVSLVAATVFGLFVGLLELLTRRNAAVRQLLPVLSAFVVTYVAFSLGRLLHMGHDSLRVLIAPLTLFLPGVAITLSVIESSTGEVVSGSARLMGGLMRLAQLALGILLAVQLLGLTWSELADVEVNTLGSWAPWVGVAVYAVGITLHLGPPRGFAPWLTLVLFTAYGAQLLTNAVFGGYMSGFGGGLILILSALALSRLSMTPVAQVMLAPGFWLLVPSSIGMIGLAQLASGQASGAITVMLVSMMSIALGFTTGYAAWNAVARRGADPESSSEL, from the coding sequence GTGTCTGACGACACCGTCGCCGTCGAGTTCATCGCCCGGCTCGGGTCGGCGATGCTCAGCGCCGACTATCCGGTGCCGATGGTCCGCCACGCCCTGGAGCGGGTGGCCGCGCGCCAAGGTATCGACTGCCCGGTGCTCGTGTTGCCGAACTTCATCCAGGCCGGCGACCGGCACCACACCACCGTGGTGCGGGGTGCGACGTTGCGTTATGACCAGACCTTTCCGTTGGGCGAATTGGTGGAGCAGGCCCAGGCCGGTCGGCTCGACCCGGTCCAGGGACTGGCCGAGCTGGACCGCATGCATGCGCTGCCCCGCCGCTTTCCCGGTTGGGTCGGCGTCATCGGCTACGGATTGCAGAGCGCCGCATACGGATTGATCCTGCAACCGACGGTGGTGTCGCTGGTCGCCGCGACCGTTTTCGGGCTGTTCGTGGGACTGCTGGAGCTGCTGACCCGCAGGAACGCCGCGGTGCGACAGCTGCTCCCGGTGCTCAGCGCCTTCGTCGTCACCTATGTCGCGTTCAGCCTCGGGCGGCTCCTGCACATGGGCCATGACAGTCTGCGGGTACTGATCGCGCCACTGACCCTCTTCCTGCCGGGGGTGGCGATCACGCTGTCGGTCATCGAGTCGTCGACCGGTGAGGTGGTCAGCGGGTCGGCGCGCCTGATGGGCGGGCTGATGCGGCTGGCGCAACTGGCGCTGGGCATCCTGCTGGCCGTCCAGTTGCTCGGGCTGACCTGGTCGGAACTCGCCGACGTCGAGGTCAACACGCTGGGCAGCTGGGCGCCCTGGGTGGGGGTGGCGGTCTACGCCGTCGGGATCACCTTGCACCTGGGGCCGCCGCGCGGTTTCGCCCCGTGGCTGACGCTGGTGCTGTTCACCGCGTACGGCGCCCAGCTGCTGACGAACGCGGTATTCGGCGGGTACATGAGCGGCTTCGGCGGCGGCCTGATCTTGATCCTGTCCGCGCTGGCGCTCAGCAGGCTGTCGATGACACCGGTGGCCCAGGTGATGCTGGCCCCCGGGTTCTGGCTGTTGGTGCCCAGTTCGATCGGCATGATCGGGCTCGCTCAGCTGGCATCGGGGCAGGCCAGCGGCGCGATCACGGTGATGCTGGTGTCGATGATGTCGATCGCGTTGGGGTTCACCACCGGATACGCGGCCTGGAACGCCGTCGCGCGCCGGGGTGCGGACCCCGAATCGTCGTCCGAGCTCTGA